One window of the Rhizorhabdus dicambivorans genome contains the following:
- a CDS encoding FliA/WhiG family RNA polymerase sigma factor yields MQLVRKIAWHVHGRVSSAIDVEDLIQIGMIALVEAANGYEDRGHAFSTYASMRVRGAMIDHLRRHASMSRGAMTKRRQLLKAKADFEKSHGRSPSESELAQALGLDGAAFRALLDETAATYQESMDEVYSDQSMWFADVEERVDQTMEREQLGAALAEHIAELPEREAMVLQLYFVEEMNLEEIGQTLGIGAARVCQIKKAALDKLRGSLRELR; encoded by the coding sequence ATGCAGCTCGTCCGCAAGATCGCCTGGCATGTGCATGGCCGGGTCTCCTCCGCGATCGACGTGGAGGACCTGATCCAGATCGGCATGATCGCGCTGGTCGAGGCGGCCAACGGCTATGAGGATCGCGGCCACGCCTTTTCCACCTATGCATCGATGCGGGTGCGCGGGGCGATGATCGATCACCTCCGCCGCCACGCATCGATGAGCCGGGGCGCGATGACCAAGCGGCGCCAGCTGCTCAAGGCCAAGGCCGATTTCGAGAAGAGCCACGGGCGCTCCCCCAGCGAATCCGAGCTGGCCCAGGCGCTGGGCCTCGACGGCGCCGCGTTCCGCGCGCTGCTCGACGAGACGGCGGCGACCTATCAGGAATCGATGGACGAGGTCTATTCGGACCAGTCGATGTGGTTCGCCGATGTCGAGGAGCGCGTCGACCAGACGATGGAGCGCGAGCAGCTGGGCGCGGCGCTGGCCGAACATATCGCCGAACTGCCCGAACGCGAGGCGATGGTGCTGCAGCTCTATTTCGTCGAGGAGATGAACCTCGAGGAAATCGGCCAGACGCTGGGCATCGGCGCGGCGCGCGTGTGCCAGATCAAGAAGGCGGCGCTCGATAAGCTGCGGGGTTCGCTGCGGGAATTGCGTTAG